DNA from Gambusia affinis linkage group LG06, SWU_Gaff_1.0, whole genome shotgun sequence:
CATTTTGAAATTTAACATTCTATTGTGTCATGCGACAATTTCTGTATCGATTAATCgtcgattactaaattaaccGTTAGCTGCAGCACCAATTAAAGAAGCAGTAAATCCAGATACACAACAGAAAGCAAACCTGTGCCCAGGCACTGATGGACACTGGACAAAGTGTGTGTCCTCCAGCCGCTCATGGCACAGCGTGCAGGACAGCGTGTTTCCGGTCGGATGGGTGTTGCTGACAGATGCCGACCCCAGCTCGGAGGCACCGTTGTTGGGTAAAGCCGCAGCAGTCGTGGCTGCCTCCGCGGATCCCAGAGGCTCGGCTCCGGAGCGGGCCGTCGGGGGGCGTTGCTGCCTGGCCGGGGATGAAGCGGGCTTCGGGCTCGTCTGGCTCACGCCTCCAGCCATGgaaaaagacgaagaagacaaGCTTGTGCTCTTGCTACCGCTGGTGCCAGCCTGAGTCTGAGTCTGGGACTTGGCCTGGGAGGAAATGAGCTCCCGCTCCAGCTCCGGAGTGATGAAGGAGGAGATCCCGATCCCCAGCTGTCTGCGGCTCATCTCAGCCAGCACCGGCGCCGGGAAGATCATCGGGCTGGTCATCGGTGCTGTCCTGGCGGTCAGACCCGCTGGCATGCCCGCAAGCAGCCCAGGCATTCCCGCAATGCTTTGAGACACCAGATTGGGCGGGATGGCGGCTCCGATCATGGGTCTCCGGCTGCTGGGGCTCTGGCGGTTCACCTCTTGGGGTGGCTGTCCGTCGCGGTGGAGCCCATTGGGCGGCACGCGTATGGCCGTCCCGCCGCCGTCCCCTCTCCCTCCCCGCTCATAGCGCTCCGCGTGCTGC
Protein-coding regions in this window:
- the irf2bp1 gene encoding interferon regulatory factor 2-binding protein 1, with the protein product MSSPSSSSRRQWCYLCDLPKMPWTVVWDFSEVVCRGCVNYEGANQIEFLIASARQLKRSHGMQDGNVRSPGPSPNKHGSLARAEPGPDGGRQHAERYERGGRGDGGGTAIRVPPNGLHRDGQPPQEVNRQSPSSRRPMIGAAIPPNLVSQSIAGMPGLLAGMPAGLTARTAPMTSPMIFPAPVLAEMSRRQLGIGISSFITPELERELISSQAKSQTQTQAGTSGSKSTSLSSSSFSMAGGVSQTSPKPASSPARQQRPPTARSGAEPLGSAEAATTAAALPNNGASELGSASVSNTHPTGNTLSCTLCHERLEDTHFVQCPSVPGHRFCFPCTRVYIQSRRGDGEVYCPSGERCPLDNSPNSPPWAFMQGEVSTILGVVPAPAGSASASGASSGSGAAPASGSGSGAAGSTGGGGSGGGGDVTVKKERET